In the Rhodoferax fermentans genome, GTAACGCAGCCGGGCGTAATAGGTTTTCTGCGCCGCCTCACGCGCCTGGCGCAAAGTAGTGATGCCCATGGCCTGCAGCAGCGGGATCAACCTGAGCCAGACCTCGGCGGTGACCAAGGCATCTCCCAGCGCGGTGTGGCGACCCAGCACGGTGATGTTGAAGCGCTCGGCCAGAACCTCCAGCCGATGCTCTTCATGGTTGGCGTGCACCACGGCTGAGAGCAGCAAGGTGTCGAGCACCGGCTGGTCAAACTTCAAGCCGGTGGCTGCTTCCTGCAGCTGCAGGAACTTCATGTCAAACGCCGCGTTGTGCGCCACCAGCACGGTATCGCTGGCAAAGCGGTGAAACGCGGGCAAAACCTCGGTGATGCGGGGCTGGCCACGGACCATCTCCTGGGTGATGCCGTGGATCGGGATGGTGGCGGCCGGAATCAGTCGCCCGGGGTTGACCAACTGCTCAAAACTCTCCTGGCGCAGCAGTTTGCCGTTGACACAGCGGGTGGCGCCGATCTGGATGATCTCATCCCCCTCGGACGGGTTCAGGCCCGTGGTTTCGGTGTCAAACACAGTGTAGGCCAGCTCATTCAGACGGCGGTCATCCAGTGCGCTGGTCTGGTCGGTGCTCTGGAACAGGTCGAAGTCGTAATACTCGGGGCGGCTGTCGCCGTGCCCCAGCGTGGCGGTTTCGGGCAGGTCCTGCACATTCACCTGGGGCAGAGCAAAACGGAAAAAAGCCTCGTGGCGCACCCGCTCGCGCGCAAAGATCAGCTCACCCCCATGGCGCTCGACCACATCGCGCACACTCAAACGGGTGCTCTCGGCGCCCATCTGCATGCTGTCCATCTGCCAGATCATCACGGTTTCGGTGCTCATCACCTGGTCGGTCCAGATCAGGTCAAGCTTGGCCACGCCGTTCTCGGACAATAGCCGCAAGCGCAGGAACCTGACATCAAACTCATCCACCAGCCGTGCCGACAGATACACCAGCGCCTGGATCAGGCTGTAGCTGTCCACCCGCAGCCACAGGCTGTCGTCGAGCTGCTCCAGTGACACCGTGCGCTGGCAGTGTTTCTGAATGCGCTGCTGCGCCACCAGCAACACGTCGGCACCCAGCATTTCCTCCAGCGGCCAGCGGGTGCTCTGACCATGGCTGGCCTGTTTGTCCAAGTCGGTGATGCGCTGGGCCATGCTGTTCATCTCGTCGTGCAGGATCTGGCGCTGACGCGCGCGTGGTTCACCTGTGAGCTCCGAGGCCTCCAGCGTGGCCAATGCGGTTTTCATGCCCGCCAGCGAGGCGCGACAGCCCTGAGTGAGCGTGTGCAGCATCTGGTCGCGACGCTTTTCCTCCTCAAAGGCCCGGGTCACGTTGTCGAGCATCAGCACAAACCCGCTCAGGGCGTTGTTGGCGTCCTCGGTGTTGCTGGTGCGCACCGGCGCCATCTGCACCTTGAGCAGCTGACCGGCGGCGGTGCTCGTGACAAACTGGGCCGACGGGTTGGCGGCGCCACGCAGCAGGCGCTGCTGGATGCTGTCGATGGCGTGCGCCACCAGGGCACGGTCAAACACCGCGTAGATCGAGCGGCCAATGCCCACCAGTTCAGCACCACCGGCCAGCGCGGGCACATTGGACAAGGTACGAAACTGCAACCGGGCCCGGTTGTTGTAGAGCAGGATGCGGCCATCCAGGTTGCACACCACCACACTTTGGGTCAGCTCGGCCATGAGCGCGGCCAGGCGGTCTTTTTCCTGCTGGATGCCCAGGCTGGCTTGCGCCACCTGGCTGGCCATCTCGCGGCGCAACTGGTCGCGCTGGCTGGCCAGCTGAAACACCACCTGCGCCAGCTCCTGGGTTTCGTGGGTGCCCTGGTGCTGCATCGGGGCGGCCTGCTCTGCCGCCAGCAGCACCCGGGTTTGCTCCAGCAAACGCGCAGGTGCGCTGGCGTAGCGCCGAAACAGCCAACGCAAAGTGGCAGCAATCACCACCAGCCCCATCAGCCAGGTCAAACCAATCAGCCACAACTGCGGTGCCAGTTGCCCCAGAACCAGCGCGCGCTGGTCGGCTGCCAGGGCCATCACCAACAAGCCCATCGTCACCAGCAACCAGACGATGCTGGCCGCTGCCATCACCCCCATGGCCCACACCAGTCGACGATCCAGTCTCATGCCTCAGCCTCCGTTTGACCGACCCTGTGCACCGAGCCGTTTGTCCCCACATCCATGCTTGTCTCCATTTGTCTGGTTTTGCCAGCCATTGTGCAGGCGAAGCACCCAAGAGAACAAGCCAGAACCTGCGCTGGACTTGGCCAGCAAGACGTTTTGTCGACCGCTGATGCACAACACCAACAGCGCCCTAGGGAAAACACCGACGCATCCCTTGGCCCGGCCGGCATAAGGCGCGCCAGACATCTGCCTGACACATCAGACAGAGCAACAATAATGCCTCCAAGCCCTTATATTTATTGTCATGATCGCTATAAAAATATAAGCAACACATCCAAACAGACAGACATCCAGAAACCAGTCTCGCATCCGTTAATTGAGGCAAAACCCGGCGTCTTGCCCTCGCGCAGGCCACAGAAAAGCCAGTCATGGTGTTGGCAGCCTACTTGGTCAGCAATTGGTAAGACGTGCCACTTAGCCTCCCGGCCGTCGAAGCAATTATTAGGAGACAAAACCATGCAAGACGATTTGATACAGCGGGTGATCAGCCACCCGAAATATCAGGAGCTCAAAGCCAAACGCAGCAGCTTTGGCTGGACGCTGACCTGGGCGATGATGATCGTGTATTACGGTTTCATCGTGCTGGTCGCATTCAACAAGCAGTTCCTGGCCACCAAGCTCGGTGCGGGCGTCATGACCATCGGCATCCCGATCGGTTTTGGTGTCATTGTGTTCACGGTGCTCATCACCGCCATCTACGTCCGACGCGCCAACAGCGAATACGACGACCTGACTGCAGAGATCACCAAGGCGGTACTGAAATGATGACCAAAAACGATACCACCCGACAAGTCCTCACCCTGCTGGCACTCTTCGGCGTGTCAGCGGCCGCCTGGTCTGCAGGCGCGGACCTGGGCCAGGCCCAGAAACAGGCGACCAACTGGACGGCCATCATCATGTTTGCCGCCTTTGTGGTGTTCACCCTGTTCATCACCAAGTGGGCCGCCGCCAAAACCAAATCGGCCGCTGACTTCTACACCGCAGGTGGTGGCATCACCGGCTTCCAGAACGGCCTGGCGATTGCTGGCGACTACATGTCGGCGGCATCCTTCCTGGGGATTTCTGCCGCCGTGATGGCAAGTGGGTTTGACGGCCTGATCTACTCCATCGGCTTCCTGGTGGGCTGGCCGGTCATCACCTTCCTGATGGCCGAGCGCCTGCGTAACCTGGGCAAATTCACCTTTGCCGACGTGGCCGCCTTCCGCTTCGAGCAAAAGCCGATCCGGATTTTTGCGGCTTCCGGCACGCTGGTGGTGGTGGCGTTTTACCTGATCGCCCAGATGGTGGGTGCCGGTCAGCTGATCAAGCTGCTATTTGGTCTGGAGTACTACATTGCGGTGATCATCGTGGGCGCGCTGATGATGATTTACGTGCTGTTTGGCGGCATGACGGCCACCACCTGGGTGCAGATCATCAAGGCCTGCATGTTGCTGGGTGGTGCGTCCTTCATGGCGCTGTCGGTGTTGTGGCACTTTGGCTTCAGCCCGGAAGCCATGTTTGCCTCGGCCGTACAGATCAAGACCGACCTGGCACTCAAAGACGGCAAGATTGCCGAAGTCGCCGCAGCGGCCGGTCAGTCCATCATGGGACCAGGCAACTTTGTGAAAGACCCGATCTCGGCGATCAGCTTTGGTATGGCGCTGATGTTTGGTACGGCTGGTTTGCCCCACATCCTGATGCGCTTCTTCACCGTGCCCAGTGCCAAAGCGGCGCGCAGCTCGGTGATGTGGGCCACCGGCTGGATCGGCTACTTCTACCTGCTGACCTTCATCATCGGTTTTGGCGCGATCACCTTTGTGCTGACCAACCCCGAGTTCCTGGATGCCAAGGGCGCACTCAAAGGCGGCGGCAACATGGCCGCTATCCACCTGGCCAACGCGGTGGGTGGCAATGTGTTCCTGGGTTTCATCTCGGCGGTGGCTTTTGCCACAATTCTGGCGGTGGTGGCAGGCTTGACCCTCTCAGGCGCGTCGGCTGTGTCACACGACATTTATGCCACCGTGATCAAGCAAGGCAAGGCCAACAGCGCCGATGAGCTGCGTATCTCCAAAATCACCACCATTTGCCTCGGCATTCTGGCGGTGACACTGGGCATCGTGTTCGAGAAACAGAACATCGCCTTCATGGTGTCGCTGGCGTTTGCGATTGCGGCCTCGGCCAACTTCCCGGTGTTGTTCATGTCGGTGCTGTGGAAAGACTGCACCACCCGGGGTGCTGTGATCGGCGGCTTTTTGGGTCTGATTTCCTCGGTGGCCTTGACCGTGGTGTCGCCTTCGGTGTGGGAAGCCACGCTGGGCAACCCCAAAGGTTCAGCCCTGTTCCCCTACACCTCACCAGCGCTGTTCTCGATGACCATCGGCTTTGTTGGCATCTGGTTGTTCTCGCTGATGGACAAGAGTGCACGTGCGGCCAAAGACCGCGATGGTTTCCTGGCGCAGCAAGTGCGTTCGGAAACCGGTATCGGCGCCTCTGGCGCGTCCGGCCACTGACGACAAAAAAGCATCGCCAGCCACTCACGCTGGCGATGCCATCCGTTCAAAGGGCTGCTGGCGCTATCGTCTGCAGCCCTTTTTTGATTGAAAGCTACCGTGTCTTTCATTTTTCCTTTTGAGACCGCCCCCTTCAACGAACTCAACGCCACTGAACAGACCCAGTTGCGCGAGGTGGCGTTGCATGTGCGCATCACCGCCGGAGACCGGCTGCTGGTGCCCGACAGCACGCCCCAGCATCTGTGGGTGATACGCGATGGCCATGCTCAGCTGGAGGAAGACGACCATGTGCATGTGTTGACTTCGGGCGAAGCCATCAGCTGGCGCGCCTTACTGACCGAGCGCAACCATGCCAGTGTGGTGGCGCTGGATGACGTGTTGGCCTGGCAGATCCCCAAAACCACCCTGATGCCACTGCTGGCCAACAACCTGCGCTTCAGTGCCCGGGTGTTTGCCGCCATGGCCACCGATCTGGCCGATGACGAGGACATTGACCACAACCGGGAACTGATGTCGCTGATGCTGGTGCGCGTCAAAGACGCCTATTTGCAAAAGCCTTTTTATGTGGATGGCCAGCTCGACGTGGTGTCGGTCTGCCGCCTGCTGGCTGAGCACAGATTGACCAACGCGCTGGTACGTGATGTGCAACAGGGGGGCGAGCGCATCGGCATGTTCACCACCACCGACCTGCGTGATGCCTTATTAAAACCTATAGCACCCCACCTATTACCTATAAGGGATGTCGCCCGTTTTGACCTGATTACCCTGGGCCCGGACGCCGAGCTGTTTGAGGCCCTGCTGATCATGTTGCGGCACCGCGTGCACCGGGTGCTGGTGAAAGACGGCGACACCATTCTGGGCCTGCTGAGCCAGCTCGACCTGATGAGTTTCATGTCCAACCACTCGCATCTGATCACACTGCAGGTGGAACAGGCGCGCACGGTGGACGATCTGCGTGCAGCGGCGCACCAGGTGGACGACTCGATCAAGATGCTGCAGCGTGGCGGTATGCGCATCGAGATCATCTCCAAGCTGGTGAGTGAGCTCAATGGCCAGATTTTTGCCCGCTTGTGGTCGCTGCTGGCGCCCGCTGAGTTGCAGCAAAACAGTTGCCTGCTGGTGATGGGCAGCGAGGGCCGCAGTGAACAGATCCTCAAAACAGACCAGGACAACGCCCTGCTGCTGCGCGATGGCTACAGCTGTGTCGATCTGGCCAGCATCACCGGTCAATTCAGTGCCGCCCTGCTGACCTTTGGTTACCCGCCTTGCCCGGGCAACATCATGATCACCAACCCGCTGTGGTGCCAATCCCTGGCGGCTTTTCGCGAGACCATAACCCAGTGGTTGTTTGACGCGGACCCCGAGGGCAAGATGAACCTGGCCATTTTTCTGGACGCCCGGGCCATTGCTGGCGACGCCTCGCTGCTGGCCAACGCCCGCGAACATGCGCTGAACCTGGCCACCGGCAGCCTGTCTTACATGGCCCGCATGGCCAGCGCCATCGACCAGTTTGCCGAGCCCACACAAGGCTGGTGGAGCCGCATCACCAAATTGCAGATCAGCGAGCCAGAGACCTTTGACCTGAAAAAAATCGGCACCTTCCCGATCGTGCACGGCACCCGTGCCCTGGCCCTGGAGCATCGGCTGGAGACACTGGGTACGGTCGAGCGGCTGCAGGAACTGGGCCACCGACAGCTGTTGCCGACAGCGCTGGTGCGTGATCTGGTAGAAACCTTGCACCTGCTGATGGCGATGAAACTGCGCAACAACCTGCGCCAGCAGTCCCTCGGGCAACCCATCAGCAACCTGATTGAGCTCAACACCTTGGGCACCCTCGACCGCGACCTGCTCAAGGACGCCTTGCTGATCATCAAGCAGTTCAAACAGCACCTGCGCCTGCACTACCGGCTCGAAGCCTGAGCCGATGGCTTGAGCCCCCTGCGGGGCTGAGCGGCTGCCCATCCCGCGCTTGGACCCGCGTGGCGGACGTGTTTTCCCAACCCAACTGGACCCTGGCGGCACTTTTGTGTCGAGGCGGAAACAATTTATCCAACAAATTAGCATCACGTTAATTTGGTATATCCAATATATTCAATTGAATAACTTCTGGTGAAGGATTTATTTTCAAGCACAGAGGTATCCAGTTTTGGTGCTTTTTATAAAAAGCTAGCCACTCACCCGCAGCCCTAATATTTACTCACCTTTCCAATCAACCCCAGGAGATGTTTGTGAGTAATATCAGCTCGGTGACTTCTTATATGCCGTCGTCGACGGCTCTCAAATCCATTCAATCCAATTACGACACCTACAACCAAGCCTATGGCCCGGTGGTGGCCAATGTGGCTGGTGTCGCAGAATCGGTGGCCGATGCAGCCAGCGCCGTTGTGACTTTCAGCGCCGAGAGCCTGAGCAAGCTCGGTGAGCTCGCTGGCGAAGGGTTTGACGCCGTTGGTGACGCTTTCGGCGATGCCGGGAGCGCCATCGGTGATGCGGTGGACAGTGTGGAAAACGGCCTGTCCGGCTTGTACACCGACATCTCGGACCTCGCGCAAAACGGTGTGGAAGCCATCAGCGACACCGCCACCTCGATGGCCGACAGCATCAGCGAGGCCACAGAGTCGGTGGTGGATACCGTCAGTGATGCGGCTTCCTCGGTGGTGGACGGCATCGGCTCGGTCGCCAACAGCGTCGCGGGTTACGCCACCATGGGCGCGCTGGCAGTCAAACAAGCCATCAGCGAACTGGCCTGACATGGCTGCCCGCCCACACACCGCAGCGCTGGTGCTGGCCAGTTGCGCCCTGTCGGGCTGCTCCATCCTCAGCCCGATGCCACTTTGGGAACTGACCAAAGCCACCGGTCAGCTGGCCTTCAGCGCCCTGCAGACAGAGCCGGGCGAGGCCAGTGACACGGTCTACCACGCCCATGCCCGTTTTTCCAGCTTGTGCATCGAATACAACCCGCAGACCCAGACCGCCGATGTGCTGCCCGCCCTGCAACTGGCGCTGCGTGCCCACCAGATTGACAGCCGCGTGTATGAAAGTGCCATCAACACGCCCCATTGCCCGGTCTGGTTGCGCTACAGCGCCCAAATGGAGTGGGGAAAGTCGCCCTACTCAGAGCGTTACCAGGCCTACATCAGCCAAGCCACCCTGAGCTTGCAAACCGACCGCGGCCAGGTGTTGTCCAGCAGCCACTACAGCTTGGGTGACGGCATGCGCACCAGCAAATGGGCCTCGACCCAGGACAAGCTGGCGCCGGTGGTCAGTGCCCTGGTCACCGGGATACAGCCAGACAAGCGGACAACCCAACCCGTCAAGGAGCAATCATGACCCGCCCCTTTGCCCGCCCTGTGCTGGCGGCCCTCAGCCTGAGCAGCCTGTTGCTGGGCTGTGCCAGCCCGAACCCCACCACCGTGCCAGGGCCGCTGTCGGCCTTGCCTGTGGCCCGCCCGACAAATCTGGAGCGGGTCACCACCGGATCGCTGTTCCAGGCCAGTTCAGGCTCGCTCTTTAGCGGGCGGCAAAAACCCCGCGCCATTGGTGACACCGTCAAGGTGAGCATCTCGGAGAAACTCAGTGCCAGCGACACCGTCAAGGCAGATGCCAACCGGGAAACATCCTTGAAGTCCAAAGGGCCTGGCGTTCGGGAAGACTCCCCGCTGGCGGGCCTGTTCAACCAGGACGCCACCGCCTCCGGCAGCAATGCCTTCAAGGGCAACGGCAGCGCCAAAAACGACAGCAGTTTTACCGGCCAACTCGCCGCCTCGGTGGTCAATGTTCTAGCCAATGGCAACCTGGTGGTGGCGGGTGAACGCAGCATCGCCCTGCATGGTGGTGGCAGCATCCTGCGTTTTTCCGGGGTGGTCGATCCGCGCGACATCAAGGACGGCAACGTCATCCAGTCGAGTGATGTGGTCAATGCCCGCCTGGAAGTGGTGGCACAGGGCGAGTCGTCCGAGATTGCCTCTCGCACCTGGCTGCAAAAGGTGCTCAGCAGAACCTTGTCCGTCTGGTAGTGGCTTCAGGGGAAAAGCCATGTTCACATTTCTCAAAACCACTTTGACAGCGGTGTCCTGGTTGGCTGCCAGCCTGCCCGCCACCGCCGCACTGCAGATGGACGGTGTGGCGCTGGAGGATTCGGTCCAGGTGGCTGGCAAAAACCTCAAGCTCAATGGCGCGGGCATCAGCATGCGTTTGATCTTCAAGGTCTACGCCCTGGGTCTGTACCTGCCCAACCGCCAGGACACAACACGTGACGTGTTGCATGGCGAGGGCCCCAAAAGGCTGTTGATCGCCATGTTGCGCGATGTCAGCGGCACAGAGTTCAACGACGAGTTGCGCCAGTATGCGGTGGCTGAGAGCGCCTCGGTGCCCGCGCACATTCTGGACAACATGGTGCGCCTGGGTCAGGCCATTGAACGCCAGTCCAACGGCCTGCGCAAAGGCGACACCCTGACGCTGGACTGGGTGCCAGGCACCGGCACAATGGTGGAACTCAACAACAAGCCGCTGACCGCCCCACTGCGCGACATGGCGTTTTACAAGGCTTTGCTCAACATCTGGCTGGGCGACCGGCCGGCCGATTCCGGGCTCAAAATGAAATTATTGGGCCAAGCCACGGAATTGCGCTCAGCCTTGCGTGACTGAACCCGGGTCAATATGTGAACGCAATATGTCGACTTTGTATCTGTTTGGACATAAAACACACCACA is a window encoding:
- a CDS encoding 3'-5' exonuclease → MRLDRRLVWAMGVMAAASIVWLLVTMGLLVMALAADQRALVLGQLAPQLWLIGLTWLMGLVVIAATLRWLFRRYASAPARLLEQTRVLLAAEQAAPMQHQGTHETQELAQVVFQLASQRDQLRREMASQVAQASLGIQQEKDRLAALMAELTQSVVVCNLDGRILLYNNRARLQFRTLSNVPALAGGAELVGIGRSIYAVFDRALVAHAIDSIQQRLLRGAANPSAQFVTSTAAGQLLKVQMAPVRTSNTEDANNALSGFVLMLDNVTRAFEEEKRRDQMLHTLTQGCRASLAGMKTALATLEASELTGEPRARQRQILHDEMNSMAQRITDLDKQASHGQSTRWPLEEMLGADVLLVAQQRIQKHCQRTVSLEQLDDSLWLRVDSYSLIQALVYLSARLVDEFDVRFLRLRLLSENGVAKLDLIWTDQVMSTETVMIWQMDSMQMGAESTRLSVRDVVERHGGELIFARERVRHEAFFRFALPQVNVQDLPETATLGHGDSRPEYYDFDLFQSTDQTSALDDRRLNELAYTVFDTETTGLNPSEGDEIIQIGATRCVNGKLLRQESFEQLVNPGRLIPAATIPIHGITQEMVRGQPRITEVLPAFHRFASDTVLVAHNAAFDMKFLQLQEAATGLKFDQPVLDTLLLSAVVHANHEEHRLEVLAERFNITVLGRHTALGDALVTAEVWLRLIPLLQAMGITTLRQAREAAQKTYYARLRY
- a CDS encoding DUF294 nucleotidyltransferase-like domain-containing protein, with the protein product MSFIFPFETAPFNELNATEQTQLREVALHVRITAGDRLLVPDSTPQHLWVIRDGHAQLEEDDHVHVLTSGEAISWRALLTERNHASVVALDDVLAWQIPKTTLMPLLANNLRFSARVFAAMATDLADDEDIDHNRELMSLMLVRVKDAYLQKPFYVDGQLDVVSVCRLLAEHRLTNALVRDVQQGGERIGMFTTTDLRDALLKPIAPHLLPIRDVARFDLITLGPDAELFEALLIMLRHRVHRVLVKDGDTILGLLSQLDLMSFMSNHSHLITLQVEQARTVDDLRAAAHQVDDSIKMLQRGGMRIEIISKLVSELNGQIFARLWSLLAPAELQQNSCLLVMGSEGRSEQILKTDQDNALLLRDGYSCVDLASITGQFSAALLTFGYPPCPGNIMITNPLWCQSLAAFRETITQWLFDADPEGKMNLAIFLDARAIAGDASLLANAREHALNLATGSLSYMARMASAIDQFAEPTQGWWSRITKLQISEPETFDLKKIGTFPIVHGTRALALEHRLETLGTVERLQELGHRQLLPTALVRDLVETLHLLMAMKLRNNLRQQSLGQPISNLIELNTLGTLDRDLLKDALLIIKQFKQHLRLHYRLEA
- a CDS encoding cation acetate symporter — translated: MTKNDTTRQVLTLLALFGVSAAAWSAGADLGQAQKQATNWTAIIMFAAFVVFTLFITKWAAAKTKSAADFYTAGGGITGFQNGLAIAGDYMSAASFLGISAAVMASGFDGLIYSIGFLVGWPVITFLMAERLRNLGKFTFADVAAFRFEQKPIRIFAASGTLVVVAFYLIAQMVGAGQLIKLLFGLEYYIAVIIVGALMMIYVLFGGMTATTWVQIIKACMLLGGASFMALSVLWHFGFSPEAMFASAVQIKTDLALKDGKIAEVAAAAGQSIMGPGNFVKDPISAISFGMALMFGTAGLPHILMRFFTVPSAKAARSSVMWATGWIGYFYLLTFIIGFGAITFVLTNPEFLDAKGALKGGGNMAAIHLANAVGGNVFLGFISAVAFATILAVVAGLTLSGASAVSHDIYATVIKQGKANSADELRISKITTICLGILAVTLGIVFEKQNIAFMVSLAFAIAASANFPVLFMSVLWKDCTTRGAVIGGFLGLISSVALTVVSPSVWEATLGNPKGSALFPYTSPALFSMTIGFVGIWLFSLMDKSARAAKDRDGFLAQQVRSETGIGASGASGH
- a CDS encoding flagellar basal body L-ring protein FlgH, with protein sequence MTRPFARPVLAALSLSSLLLGCASPNPTTVPGPLSALPVARPTNLERVTTGSLFQASSGSLFSGRQKPRAIGDTVKVSISEKLSASDTVKADANRETSLKSKGPGVREDSPLAGLFNQDATASGSNAFKGNGSAKNDSSFTGQLAASVVNVLANGNLVVAGERSIALHGGGSILRFSGVVDPRDIKDGNVIQSSDVVNARLEVVAQGESSEIASRTWLQKVLSRTLSVW
- a CDS encoding DUF485 domain-containing protein; the protein is MQDDLIQRVISHPKYQELKAKRSSFGWTLTWAMMIVYYGFIVLVAFNKQFLATKLGAGVMTIGIPIGFGVIVFTVLITAIYVRRANSEYDDLTAEITKAVLK
- a CDS encoding chalcone isomerase family protein gives rise to the protein MFTFLKTTLTAVSWLAASLPATAALQMDGVALEDSVQVAGKNLKLNGAGISMRLIFKVYALGLYLPNRQDTTRDVLHGEGPKRLLIAMLRDVSGTEFNDELRQYAVAESASVPAHILDNMVRLGQAIERQSNGLRKGDTLTLDWVPGTGTMVELNNKPLTAPLRDMAFYKALLNIWLGDRPADSGLKMKLLGQATELRSALRD